The nucleotide window gggttattatactaacgcgtgtgcattgtttaattaatagcTTATAACCAGGAAAacacaaaggaaaaccctaaagttgcaatgtgagtaatcctcctttttgcaaactgtttttacaaaacctcaaatgttttacataatattaaacagtgattgagtatttgtattctacaattatcgtcggtatgttggggttttgtatataaaatttgttactacactgtgagtagtaacatgaccacaagtcgggttgacagtaccgtaggtggtaattaaagtgaaaaaataaataaatgtaattgcgagatcgccctcaataactgtaaactgataaaacccgtcttgattaaattgggattcgctcaccagtattttccactaacaaaatatttttaaacgcgtttcaggtaacaaaatgtgaaagccaaatagaagtcaACTGGACAGCaccgaaggcttggaaaagtggctataaaagttacctaaataaagaagatgttttatttcaataaaatagggtttatccctataaatttGTTTGTAACAAagttgggttttatcccaatatgtttattatcataaaatgtggtgttttgctctgataaaatatttcctaactacggtcctgatgtaaattccgctgccaattaatgataaacaccgataccaccatctctgagttggccgcggccgcccgcctcacgaggcaggggtcgggggttgcgacataaggtggtatcagagctacagccactaattcagccacagaagtgttctactGACACCAAAATTTATCCGTGatgttaggaaataatctacGTGATTATATGCATATccgtatattattgttttgtgttatttgacaatttgtagTTTACAGTATAAGTGATCAAGGACCCTCAGACGCTTACCGTCAGTTGTCCGACTCACCTAGGGACGAAGgacctcttcacagcctacccCCTCGGGGTATTCGGCTGACACCGAAGAAGGGATTTTCGTATTCAAAGCACAATCTGAAGAGTCATTCCCTCCCAAGAAGAGATGATGGTTCAGCAGAGGAGCTCACGAGCGtagaaaaaggatgagaaaacTTCAGCAACAACGAGCTTTAGCAGCCGCTAATAGAGAAATGAACTCTCAAACACAGGATATAATCAATAGGAGACTGGCAAACTTCCACATACTAGCAACCACAGCCGCCGACCCGAACCTATaacaactcatagcaccccacgTTACCACTGTTTCCCACACAACCTATGGACATCGAAGCcaacccagaaaaccaaatcCCAGCACCTGCTTTTGACCCAGCTGAAATCCCTAGAGTACCAGCACCCCATCCCCCAGACTATGACCACTGGTTTGACGACCATATGAGCTACCCAGAACTTCACCCACAAGACCAACCCATCCAAAACCCAGTAGCACCCTACCCAAAGCTTGACCCTCTAGATCCTTACTGGGATAATGACCAATACATTAGGGAAATTCTAGAGAACCCGTACCCTTACGAAGAACCCATGCCACAATACCCAGACCCGATACCAGCACCCGCACCACccatgagcactgagaatatgcAAGAGCTccgaacctttggtgaggagatatTAGAAGGAAGTGAGAGGATGAGACAGATAGGGGAAATACTCatctggaaatatgacgagcgcAACATGCAATActggatgaacccatatcaaAGATAGTAATGTTACACCCGTCTAATTTTACTTGAATATATTATCAATTTATAGCATTTTAGTTGAAAGATGTCTAGTTATAACATAGATTTCATAAGTAAAGTTCAAAAGTAGCAAAACCTTAGCCAACTAACGACTAAGTCAAAGCGttcaaaagttgtttaacaatttGTTTACATCCCATAAACATAGTCTATTAAAGGTtaaaacatagcggaagcttcaaaagtcgtgttcggttcttggacatttgcttgatcgccatccgtaaGTTCACCATagtcacctaaggtcaaaaccacatcaaatgttagttttgataatACTAGAATGGATATAAATAAGTTTCATGGgtcaacaaaacaaaaaaaatacagTTTTCCCGGAaggggggcgtcgcgtgacgcctaggggctacgcgtgacgcctagccccctttttcacagaatgttgttTCAGCTGTTGCTGCAAATACCCAGCTCCATGTTTATTCAATCCCAACTTAAAATCGCCATAACTTATGATCCGTAAGTCCGTTtttagtgattctttttcctacacgacTGTATTTAAATTACCGACGTGTCTACCATAATTGTTATCCCAAAAATTTAGTTTACGGGCTTAGTCACTAAAATCTCTATTTAGATATTCGACCCACTATATTTTCACCACTTTACTACCATACAATAGCAACCTTGAGGCTTTTTCacccaacatccggggcttaGCATCACTCGCATTTCCTTACCAATTCCATGGTTTAATGCTCTTGTGATTGATGTCACCATTGCTAACTAATTAGACACCAATACTACAATTTAcaccattattcgacccgttggctcatcttgtGGAAAGTCCTCCAATGtgatgactaccaaacggttCCTTATCAATTGAACTCTATTAATTCAAGTAACAATCATGGTCACTATTGTCATGATTCCTCTTGTAACATCTATTCAACTCGTTTGACTAtctagtgaaaaccatcactttattAACAAGTCAAACCCAATCCCAAgtctttattttgacccgtttaatgtTCGAGTGAACTACGCCACTTTAGAATGCATCATACGCATCCTTCACACTACGATTCTATCTATACATTAAACTCAAACATATATTCGTAATTTAACGagactaaagtcacgtacctttaaagcactcctatttccacgtgtatcccctccggcgtgtccgctcaacgttccggattccttgcctaaagagttcaattcataaCAAGTTTAGAACTCTTTCTTAAGCTTTAACGCATCATTTTCTTAACATATTCAAATCTGCATTTTACCCAACCTTTAACATTTTAACCCTAATTTAGGCGtttatcaaacacctagcgggtcaaatTTCTATAtgatctaaaccaagttcatgacttgaaaTTATCATCCAAATTAACTTCAATTAgacaatatacacatattttGACATCAATGATTTTAGGGATTATCTCATAATTTCAGTTTACACTAGAACAAGAGTCTTAATCCtggtgtttatcaagttctactaacttATTAACCACCCACTATAGTGATTTTGATCCATACTAGTATCATGCAAGATTTTGACAAGAAAtcgtctagggtttgtccctaaaccTCATATCACTTCTAATTTCATGTTTATAACACATAATTAAGCTCAACATTCAATTTCAATCATATGCAAGAAATTTAGGTTGAATCAAAACAacctaatttgacataccttatgatccccttgacgAGGTGATCATGAATCTATATTCAGAATTCGATTTCAACTTggattgagccttcaatttgtgtATTTTgtgatgttagggttttgagattGGGGAATCGCCCCTCTTCTgctttgatcgaccagacacctccaatatggggtgtttggttttgtttatACTAAATGTAGTAAC belongs to Helianthus annuus cultivar XRQ/B chromosome 5, HanXRQr2.0-SUNRISE, whole genome shotgun sequence and includes:
- the LOC110943956 gene encoding alpha/beta-gliadin clone PW1215-like, yielding MDIEANPENQIPAPAFDPAEIPRVPAPHPPDYDHWFDDHMSYPELHPQDQPIQNPVAPYPKLDPLDPYWDNDQYIREILENPYPYEEPMPQYPDPIPAPAPPMSTENMQELRTFGEEILEGSERMRQIGEILIWKYDERNMQYWMNPYQR